A segment of the bacterium genome:
GAAGCGCATCTCGGTGATGGTGCCGTTGAGGGTGTGGTCGCGCAGATCCAGCCGGGCGTATTGCGACTCGGCCTCGTCCAAGAGGCGCTGCGCCTCGTCCCACCGGCCCGCCTCGTTCAGGTTCCAGGCGAGCCAGACCATGTTCTCGGCCGTGTCGGGATGAGGGTCGGGCAGGTGGGCCCGCCGATAGGCCAGGGCCTTCTCGTACAGGGGAACGGCCACGGCCGAGCCGTGGCGACGGCGCTCGAAGTTGGCCTGCGCCTGCAGCAGGCGCCCCCGGACCGCCTCGTGGCCGGGCAACTCCGCCAGGAGGGCCGCCGCGTCGGCCAGGACCGGCGTGGCGCGGGGCACCCCCCAGAGCCGGCGATCGAGCCGGCCGCGCCAGAGCAGGGTCTCGGCGAGCAGACCGGGCCGGTCGGCGCGGTGGCGTTCCGCCAGGGGGACGGCGGCCCGCAGCGCCATCTCGGCGGGCAGATGGTCGCCCGATTCGTGGCTGAAGGCGGCGATGCTGTTCAGGATGGTGACGATCAGCGCGGTGTCCGGCGCCGCGGCGTGCACCTCGTCGGCCAGGGTGCGGACGGCGAGATCGAGGGCGGAGATGTAGTCCTGACGCCAACGCAGCAGCTCGACGCGGTCGAGCGCGGCGACGGCGGTCGGGGTTTCGTCCTCGGCGGCGGCGGGCCCCGCGGCCATCGCGGTCACCCACATCAGGCACAAGGCCACCGCCAGGACCGGCACGCGATAGGGGGCGATCACGCCGGACTCCCTCGGCTCCAAAAAGTAGGAGGCGCCTCCTGCCGGAGGCGCCTCGCTCGACCTCTCCGGGCGCGATACTAGCGGCCCGGGCACTCCGCGGCAATCGCCGGATCGATGTTCTTGTCGGCGTACGCCTTGTTCCACTGGGCGGCGAAGTCGCCGGCCAGCTTCTGCGCGCGCTGGCGGTAGGCGTCCTTGTCGTTCCAGGTGTTGATCGGGAACAGGATCGAGGCGTCGGAGACGCCGGGGCAGGTCGTCGGGACCCACACCTTGAAGATCTCGTCCTGCTTGTACGCGACGTCCTTCAGCGACCCGTCGATGGCCGCGGTGACCATGGCGCGGGTCAGCATGATGTCCATGCGCTTGCCGACGCCGTAGGGGCCGCCGCTCCAGCCGGTGTTGACCAGGTAGACCTGGGTGCCGTGCTCGTCGAGCTTCTTGCCCAGCAGGCTGGCGTAGTCGTCCGGGTTGCGGGGCATGAAGGGCGCGCCGAAGAAGCGGCTGAACGCGCTCACGGGCTCGGTCACACCGGTCTCGGTGCCGGCCAGCTTGCTGGTGTAGCCCATGATGAACCACAGCATGGCCTGCTCCTTGGTGAGCTTGCTCACCGGGGGCAGCACGCCGTTGGCGTCGGCGGTCAGGAAGAGGATCGTCTGCGGGTGGCCGCCGGTGCTGCTGGGCTTGATGTTGGTCAGCGACTCGAGCAGGTACGACCCGCGGCTGTTCGGCGTGTAGCGGTCGTCGAAGAGATCGAACGTGCCGTTGGGGTACATCATCGCGTTCTCGATGATGGCGCCGTGCTGCTTGTAGTCCTTCTTCTCGAAACAGGCCTTGTAGATCTCCGGCTCCTTCTCGGGATTCAGGTCGATCAGCTTGGCGTAGCAGCCGTTCTCGAAGTTGGCGGTGCCCGTGTCGGACCAGCCGTGCTCGTCGTCGCCCAGCAGGGCGCGGCTCGCATCGGCGCTCAGGGTGGTCTTGCCGGTGCCGCTCAGGCCGAGGAGCAGGGCGATGTCGCCGTCGGCGCCCTCGTTGGCCGAGCAGTGGATGGGCAGGATGCCCTCGGCGGGCAGCAGGTAGTTCATGACCGTGAAGAGCATCTTCTTGCAGCTGCCGCAGTAGGCGGAACCGTAGACGACGCCGATGCGGCGGTCGAAATCGGTGGCGATGACCATGGTGCTGGTGCCGCCGATGCGCTCGTCGACGCGCAGCCGGCCCTCGTACCGCTTGGGGTCGAGCTTGTTGTCGGGGCAGACGAGCAGCGTGAACGGCTTGTCGGCAAAAATGCTCTGCTCGATGCCGGCGGGCACGGGCCGGAACATGTTGTCCAGGAAGAGCACGTTCAGGGCCTTGTTGGAGACCGTGGTCACGGGCAGGGCGTAGCTGGCGTCGGCGCCGACCACGCGGTCGCTCACGTAGACGCCGCCGCTGCCCTTCAGGGTCGCCAGGGCGTCCTCGACCAGCATGTCGAAGGTCTCCTCGTCGACGGCGATGTTGTTGGCCGCCGTCCAGTCGATGGTCGCGGCGCTGGAGTCGCGCTTGACGATGATGGTGTCCTTGGGGCTGCGTCCGGTGGACTCGGGGCGGGTCCAGGTGGCCAGGGCGCCGTTCTGGCTGACCAGGGCTTCGCCGTTGTCGACGCAGGCCTGGATCAGGTCGGGCCGCTTCATGTTGCGCTTGATGTTCGAGCCGGCCAGCAACTCTTCGAGACGTTTCTGGAAACTCATCGCCGTGTCTCCTTGATCTGGTGATCAACCGGTGGGGCAGGGCCACCAGCCCTCCGCCGGCAGCGCGCAGAAAATACAAGACAAGCAGGGCCTGTGATTCGGCTCACAGATCCTGTTGGTAACCCGACCAAGTTAGGCAGTCATGGAGGGGGAGACAAGCGGTTTCTGGCCCGCCGGAGCGCCGCAACGCGCCCATTGGCGGCTCCGGCGCGACCATGAGAATCAGTATCGCCCCCTAGGGTTCCGTGCGCCCGAGGGCCCGCAGCCGCGGTTCCGGGTTCTCGCCCAGCCGCACCCCCAGCCCCAGCCGGAACGACCAGGCGTGGCCGCCGAGCGGGGTGCCGCCCGGGTTGCGGTCGCCGATCAGCTCGCAACGGCCGTCCAGCCGCGAGAAGATCCGGCCCCCGCGGTCCAGTTCCATGCGCCAGCCGGCGCCGAGAGCCAGGTTCCAGGTGGCCAGGGCCCAGTCCGCGTCCTTGAACGGGGCCACCGTGTCGTAGCCGATGCCCACGAAGCCCTCGACGTGGTGCCGCCCGCGCCGCCAGAGCCCCAGACCCGTCTCGCCGGCCAGGAGCAGGGCGTTCCAGCGATCGGAGAACGCGTCGACGCCCTTCTCGGTCACGAAGTAGGGCGACGCCGACCGCCCGGCGCGCACCTCGATCGCCAGTCGGAAGAACCACGAGCCGGTCCACTGCTCGACCATGCCGCCGGCCAGGTTGCAGCGGCCCACCCGGCCGAGGTCGCCGCCCGGATCCCAGCCGCCCCAGTAGCCGGTCAGCAGGTAGGGCGGATCGAGATTCTCGAGATAGGCGATCTCCTCGTCGTAGTAGTACTGGAGCCAGCTGTCCGCGAGCTCGTCGTGCTCGAGCCGGGGCCAGGCCGCCTCGGGCTGGCCGCCGTAGAAGAGGCAGAAGAACTCGGCGACGCTGCCCTCGTCCTGGTGGGGCAGCAGCTGGGCGGCGAAGTCGACGGTGAAGGCGTCGAAGAGCTGGGCGTTGGATCCGGCCGGCGGCGCCCGGTGCGGGTCCCAGCGTTCGGCGAGCCAGTCGATCACCTCGAAGCCGTATTCGCCCTCGTCGAAGACCCCGTCCCAGATGCTGGCCAGGATGCGCATGCGGCCCGCCGGCTCGCCGATCTCGCAGCCGTCCTCGAGGCCGAGCAGCAGCTCGTAGAGCAGGTCGGGCCGATCGTCATAGACCAGCCGGGGCGCCTCGGTGTGCAGGGCGTCGGCGCGGCGCTCGCAGGGCAGGTCGGTGACGACGACGGCGGGGACCGCCGCGTCCGTCCCGTCCGGCGGCGGACCGTCGTCCTGGGCCCGGGCCGGCGCGGCCGCCGCCGCGAGCGCCATCGTCAGGACCAGCCATGCCGCGCGCCGGCCGCTCACCTCAGAGCTCGGTTCCCGGTTCGATGACGGTGCCCTTGGGGATGATCGTGATGCCGTCGACGATCCAGCGCCGCTCGCCGTGGTACATCTCCACCTCCGGGTGGGGCCTGATCACCACGTTGTCGCCGATGCGCACGTTCTTGTCGATGATGCAGCGCTCGATGTGGCAGTTGTGGCCGACGCCCATGGGCGGCAGCGCCCCCGCGCCGGTCGGCAGGCCCTCGTCGAGCTGCTGCTCGCCCTCGTAGAAGTCGCTGCCCATCATGACGACGTCCTTCAGCACGGCGCCGCGCCGCACCCGCCCCCGCACGCCCACGATCGAGTTGTCGATGCGCGCGCCGGTCACCGTCGAGCCCTCGACGATCATCGAATCGCCGATCTCCGAGGCGACGATGCGGCTGGGCGGCAGGGCGCGGCTGCGGGTGTAGATGGGCCAGTCGCCCTGGTAGAGGTTGAAGGCGGGCTTGCGGTCGACGAGCTCGAGGTTCGCCTCGAAGAACGAGGCGATGGTGCCGATGTCGCGCCAGTAGCCCGCGAAGGGATGGGCCATGACCTTGTACTGCCCGATGGCGTCCGGGATGACCTCCTTGCCGAAGTCTGTCTTGTCCGGGTCGGCCAGGACCGCCTTGAGCACCTTCGGCTCGAACACGTAGATGCCCATGCTGCCGAGGTAGCGGTCGCCGTCGATGGCGATGCCCTGGCGCGCGAAGAGCTCGCCCGGCGCCCGGAAGCGGTCGATGACCGCCGGGTCCTTCGGCTTCTCGACGAACTCGGTCACCTGGCCCGCGTCGTCGGCCCGCAGCAGTCCGAGGCGCGAGGCCTCGTCCCGCGGCACCGGGTAGACGCCGATGGTGATGTCGGCGCCGGACTCGCGATGGGCCCGCACCATCTTCGCGTAGTCCAT
Coding sequences within it:
- a CDS encoding phosphoenolpyruvate carboxykinase (ATP) — protein: MSFQKRLEELLAGSNIKRNMKRPDLIQACVDNGEALVSQNGALATWTRPESTGRSPKDTIIVKRDSSAATIDWTAANNIAVDEETFDMLVEDALATLKGSGGVYVSDRVVGADASYALPVTTVSNKALNVLFLDNMFRPVPAGIEQSIFADKPFTLLVCPDNKLDPKRYEGRLRVDERIGGTSTMVIATDFDRRIGVVYGSAYCGSCKKMLFTVMNYLLPAEGILPIHCSANEGADGDIALLLGLSGTGKTTLSADASRALLGDDEHGWSDTGTANFENGCYAKLIDLNPEKEPEIYKACFEKKDYKQHGAIIENAMMYPNGTFDLFDDRYTPNSRGSYLLESLTNIKPSSTGGHPQTILFLTADANGVLPPVSKLTKEQAMLWFIMGYTSKLAGTETGVTEPVSAFSRFFGAPFMPRNPDDYASLLGKKLDEHGTQVYLVNTGWSGGPYGVGKRMDIMLTRAMVTAAIDGSLKDVAYKQDEIFKVWVPTTCPGVSDASILFPINTWNDKDAYRQRAQKLAGDFAAQWNKAYADKNIDPAIAAECPGR
- a CDS encoding glucose-1-phosphate adenylyltransferase, whose amino-acid sequence is MAHPRPEPRSRPVQNVTAIILGGGRGTRLYPLTLERSKPAVAFAGKYRLIDIPISNCINSGIKKMFILTQFLSASMHRHIMQTYAFDTFTQGFVDILAAEQTPEKSDWFQGTSDAVRATLNHTMYYATDQIVILSGDHLYRMDYAKMVRAHRESGADITIGVYPVPRDEASRLGLLRADDAGQVTEFVEKPKDPAVIDRFRAPGELFARQGIAIDGDRYLGSMGIYVFEPKVLKAVLADPDKTDFGKEVIPDAIGQYKVMAHPFAGYWRDIGTIASFFEANLELVDRKPAFNLYQGDWPIYTRSRALPPSRIVASEIGDSMIVEGSTVTGARIDNSIVGVRGRVRRGAVLKDVVMMGSDFYEGEQQLDEGLPTGAGALPPMGVGHNCHIERCIIDKNVRIGDNVVIRPHPEVEMYHGERRWIVDGITIIPKGTVIEPGTEL